One genomic segment of Plasmodium vivax chromosome 9, whole genome shotgun sequence includes these proteins:
- a CDS encoding hypothetical protein (encoded by transcript PVX_092190A), with translation MEEQSPAGQFILFEGENDVNSDNFCYEYKEKPIGKRLSKAQSYKNLGSRNRMSKWACGDKAPFNFATWEITPRCSSHFAELSDLEMIGQHNLEDFLNNEDQRRRHKVPMLWLHDCTAAYSTSKRIGEGAQHK, from the exons ATGGAGGAACAGTCGCCAGCCGGGCAGTTTATACTGttcgagggggaaaatga CGTGAACAGTGACAACTTCTGCTACGAGTACAAAGAGAAGCCGATCGGGAAAAGACTTTCCAAGGCGCAGAGCTACAAAAATTTGGGCAGCCGAAACAGGATGAGCAAATGGGCCTGCGGGGACAAAGCCCCCTTTAACTTTGCAACTTGG GAAATAACTCCCAGGTGCAGCTCACACTTCGCAGAGCTG AGCGATTTGGAGATGATCGGGCAG CATAACTTGGaagattttttaaacaatGAGGACCAGAGGCGGCGCCACAAAGTCCCCATGCTGTGGCTGCACGATTGTACGGCGGCCTACTCGACGTCAAAAAGGATAGGGGAAGGAGCACAACATAAATGA
- a CDS encoding oxysterol-binding protein/PH domain containing protein (encoded by transcript PVX_092195A), with amino-acid sequence MLGGKYLNLKLFSDRKNSLASTSAEEPRGSHSAEESRGGHSGGAQNGGGGHSHSYNRDKRIIHEGWLNKWTNIIGSYRPRYFVLENGILRYSIDKFSPTKETFGLTHCKIKVCPDDPLHFEIDTTEQGVLYLKADFPEDKHKWYISFKKAQLNYLHGRHNKKGCIDVNNFNLSTNSEFIWNIIKNTNELCKSRTVSSAGGEKRGVHSYSSGDPTLCRYPSGRAERTGKLDKASSCVTLDQSEGTSKTQGMKNINLDEVFISSTDFEDKSPTLCLMENIVSLKEITRDLIKNSQLNEANSILRKIKLEANYKLSYDRVGPLLYQLSNSIDCMDAVIEKYISCTEMLLKEENIQSKCMNKSLKLLAKQNYFLEKSQDKKGFNDLQDKVKNHFEKFNLYVNDQESEEEENEDMFFDCDDESFCGEKNEPSGDAVQGKDTPGGAQRGDANSGGAFAKRLPGGGPPEEGEKQEEEEAPSPEGPPIHPSTVQTNEAERGEPMGEHQEDAYTEGSAAPLDSHTNEVDETDLTREVQDDLHLTQLCTEKNITSLNFSRIDIYTDSKIKRRTKLPSPRTDIKISMWSLLKDCIGKDLSRIGMPIYLNEPSSFLQRLAEDFQYVYLLQRASREVESTSRLAYVTAFTISPYASVIGRTFKPFNPLLGETYELTHRKFFFVSEQVVHHPPITAYHCHNEYMRNFASITVNVQILGKSVEVTIPGSSHLILRYQKGGSSPTGGVQTQKNECSPLDKNHIFASSGEVNLDECEVRTCASTKRNSQGSDTHSAHVIGEGANPPKGTPQRSAPLPDVDPPEYGHEHYTYQRANMIIHNIIFGKLWVELHGNILIRNHNNGDFSIVSYIRKGWFDKEIHKVRAVVCDRYKNVIFYIYGKWSQEINIAYVKHLKKQEYGSYFFNADGSENINHFNRNTLNEFISNVDWQFYENQVDALNGVCVWKAPKRPKHSELYYGFNNMTVELNEITPEYDPSKGAAIACTDSRFRPDQRSYENGNIEIAMSEKQRLENKQRANSKKYAGKKDSYKPKWFYKHKDPIYKDRDMYLFNNEYWVAKEKGLFTDAPDIF; translated from the coding sequence ATGCTGGGCGGGAAGTACCTGAACCTGAAGCTGTTCAGCGACAGAAAGAACTCGCTGGCGAGCACCAGCGCGGAAGAGCCCCGGGGCAGCCACAGCGCAGAAGAGTCCCGAGGCGGTCACAGCGGCGGCgctcaaaatggggggggagggcacTCCCACAGCTACAACAGAGACAAGAGGATAATTCACGAGGGGTGGCTAAACAAGTGGACCAACATCATCGGCAGTTACAGGCCCAGATACTTCGTGTTGGAAAATGGGATCCTAAGATACTCCATAGATAAATTCTCCCCTACGAAGGAGACCTTTGGCCTGACGCATTGCAAAATTAAAGTGTGCCCAGATGACCCGCTGCACTTTGAAATTGATACCACTGAGCAGGGCGTCCTCTACTTGAAGGCGGATTTCCCAGAAGACAAACACAAATggtatatttcttttaaaaaggccCAACTGAATTACCTGCACGGGAGACACAACAAGAAGGGGTGCATAGACGTGAACAATTTTAACTTATCTACGAATTCGGAGTTTATATGGAACATTATAAAGAACACCAATGAGTTGTGTAAGAGTCGGACGGTCAGCTcggcagggggggagaagcggggggTGCACAGCTATAGCAGTGGGGATCCCACCTTGTGTCGATACCCCTCGGGGAGGGCAGAACGGACGGGAAAGCTAGACAAAGCTTCATCCTGCGTCACCCTGGACCAATCGGAGGGGACTTCCAAAACGCAGGGAATGAAAAACATCAACTTAGATGAAGTGTTCATCAGCTCCACCGATTTTGAAGACAAAAGCCCGACCCTCTGTCTGATGGAAAATATCGTGTCTTTGAAGGAGATTACCAGAgacttaataaaaaattcgcaACTTAATGAAGCGAAttccattttgaggaaaatcAAATTGGAGGCCAACTACAAACTGAGTTATGATCGAGTGGGGCCTCTCCTCTACCAACTGTCCAACTCGATCGACTGCATGGACGCTGTCATTGAGAAATACATCAGCTGCACGGAGATGCTcttgaaggaggaaaacatCCAGTCGAAGTGTATGAACAAATCTTTGAAACTGCTAGCCAAGCAAAATTATTTCTTGGAGAAATCGCAAGACAAAAAGGGTTTTAATGACTTACAGGATAAGGTGAAAAATCACTTCGAAAAATTTAACTTGTATGTAAATGATCAGGAgagtgaggaggaagaaaatgaggaCATGTTTTTCGACTGTGATGATGAGTCATTTTgcggggagaaaaatgagcCCTCTGGAGACGCGGTGCAGGGGAAGGATACACCGGGAGGGGCACAACGGGGGGATGCCAACTCTGGGGGAGCCTTCGCGAAACGGCTTCCCGGTGGAGGGCCACCcgaagagggggagaagcaggaggaagaagaagcgcCTTCCCCGGAAGGGCCTCCCATCCACCCATCAACAGTTCAAACAAATGAAGCGGAAAGGGGCGAACCGATGGGGGAGCACCAGGAGGACGCATACACAGAAGGGAGCGCAGCCCCATTGGATAGTCACACCAATGAGGTGGACGAAACCGACTTGACGCGCGAAGTGCAGGACGACCTGCACCTAACCCAGCTGTGCacggaaaaaaacataacgTCGCTAAATTTCAGCCGAATCGATATATACACAGACAGCAAAATTAAGAGGAGGACCAAACTGCCGAGCCCCCGAACGGACATAAAAATTAGCATGTGGTCCCTGTTGAAGGACTGCATCGGGAAGGATCTATCCCGCATAGGGATGCCCATTTACCTGAACGAgccctcctcatttttgcaaagacTGGCCGAAGATTTCCAATACGTGTATCTTCTCCAGCGCGCCTCCAGAGAAGTGGAAAGCACTAGTAGGCTTGCCTACGTGACGGCCTTTACCATATCTCCCTACGCTTCCGTCATCGGTCGAACGTTTAAGCCGTTCAATCCTTTGTTAGGCGAAACGTATGAGCTGACGCACAGGAAATTCTTCTTCGTATCTGAGCAGGTAGTGCACCACCCCCCTATCACAGCATACCACTGCCACAATGAGTACATGAGAAACTTTGCCAGCATCACCGTCAATGTGCAGATTTTGGGGAAGTCAGTCGAAGTCACCATCCCAGGGTCCAGTCACCTCATCCTTCGGTaccagaagggggggagttcTCCAACCGGGGGGGTACAAACTCAAAAGAACGAGTGTTCTCCTTTGGATAAGaatcatatttttgcttcctcagGGGAGGTCAACCTGGACGAATGTGAAGTGAGGACCTGCGCCTcgacaaaaaggaacagtCAGGGCAGCGATACACACAGTGCGCACGTCATCGGTGAGGGGGCCAATCCACCTAAAGGCACTCCACAGAGAAGTGCCCCTTTGCCTGATGTAGACCCCCCCGAGTACGGCCACGAACATTACACGTACCAAAGAGCGAACATGATAATCCACAACATCATTTTTGGCAAGTTATGGGTAGAGCTGCATGGGAACATCCTCATAAGAAACCATAACAATGGAGACTTCTCCATCGTCAGCTACATTCGCAAGGGATGGTTTGATAAAGAAATTCACAAAGTAAGAGCAGTCGTATGTGATCggtataaaaatgtaattttttatatatacggAAAATGGTCTCAAGAAATTAACATAGCATATGTaaagcatttaaaaaaacaggaatATGGCTCATACTTTTTCAATGCCGATGGATCGGAAAATATTAATCACTTTAATAGAAATACTTTGAATGAATTTATTAGCAACGTTGACTGGCAGTTTTATGAAAATCAGGTGGATGCCCTGAACggggtgtgtgtgtggaAGGCACCCAAACGGCCGAAACATAGTGAACTGTACTACGGGTTTAACAATATGACCGTGGAATTGAACGAAATAACTCCCGAATATGATCCATCCAAGGGGGCGGCTATTGCCTGCACGGATAGCAGATTCAGGCCCGATCAGAGGAGTTACGAAAATGGAAATATTGAAATTGCCATGAGTGAAAAACAGAGACTTGAAAACAAACAAAGAGCCAACTCGAAGAAGTACGCCGGGAAGAAAGACTCCTACAAGCCAAAATGGTTTTACAAGCACAAGGACCCCATTTATAAGGACAGGGATATGTACCTCTTCAACAATGAGTACTGGGTCGCCAAGGAGAAGGGCCTCTTCACGGACGCCCCCGACATATTCTGA